The window TTACAATCCACATGGCTAAGATAACAGAGCAACAGTTCATGACAGGAACGGAAACTAATGAGCTCTTCTGGAGTTAGAGAATATGCAAATTCCTTGAGATCTACATTCTCATCCTTTGAGGTCTGTATTTATTCAgaatttacctttttttttgttggcatCCACCCTCGAGTGGACCAGTGTTTTTATGAGAAACTATGCCCATTAATTTCAGATCCTATACATGGCGCATTTTTCTTTATGTGTATATAAAAACCACATCTTGTTTTTTCAGGCACTATCTATTCCAACAATTGCTGTCATTGAAGGAGCTGCTTTGGGTGGTGGGCTAGAACTGGCACTTTCATGCGACCTGCGTATATGTGGTGCTTCCTTTTGTCTTAGTATATGAGCAATTCAATATTTCCCATCTTATGGACATAATCATTGTTCCTTTCTTTCAAATTTTTGAAATAATGTGTTCACCCCTCCAGGAGAAAATGCAACTCTTGGACTGCCAGAGACAGGACTTGCTATCATTCCTGGGTATGCATCTAGTACTCCATACTTTTGTACATAGGTTTCTCGTGAAATTGTCAAGATGATCCGAAACTAAATGGAATATGCACTTACCTACCAGAATAAGGCAGGTCTTCATACTTTAGAATTTCCCATCTTAATGCAATCTGTTTACATCAAAGTCCAACACCCAGAAAAGATTTCATTTTGctcaaaaagaaaattaattagTGGAGCTAATGTTCATATTAAATATTACTGACAAGAATTTCTGTCTTAATGGTAGTATTTGCTTATGCTTGGCAATGAAAAGATAATCTGATCCACTAGGagaaatataataaaaaaaatcagtgggTAATGTACTAATGTTCTTTTAGGTTAGCACTAAAATTGTAGAGAGTCGATCATTGTGCACTTGTGAGTGCTATTGCTAGCTCCAGATTCAGGATGACCCACTCATCATTATTTCCAATACCTCTTTTAGTCAACATATAAACGATTCTTTACGttgacaaaaataaataaataaataaattacagTCCAAAATGTGTTTCTTCAATGAAAATATTCAGCTTGAGCAGATAATCTTCATCTTTTACTGTACTACGTAGAGCTGGGGGCACACAGCGTCTTCCTAGGATTGTTGGAAGGTCCAGAGCGAAGGAGATGATATTCACCGGCCGTAGATGTAATGCAACTGAAGCTGTAATGATGGGTAAGAGTTCCCTTACGCTTTCCTTCTATTATCTTCACTTGCATTTCTTCAAATGAGGTTTAATTGGATGTTTGAAACGCAGGACTCGCAAACTACTGCGTTCCAGCAGGGGAGGCTCATGAAAAAGCCCTTGAACTTGCCCGCGAGATAGCCCAGAAAGTAAGAACCATATCGTCGGCTTTGAACACAGGACTGTTCAAATAAAACAGAAGCCACAATTTTGGCCATATGAAGATCTTGACCAAACACATACAGTGTGCTGTGACAATACGAGGTCTTTTTCCAATCTGTAGCTTTTTTCTGAATCCTGTTATTTTCTTCCAGGGGCCTCTGGGGATAAGAATGGCCAAGAAGGCCATTGATCAAGGGATGCAGGCAGCAGACATGCCGTCCGCGTTGGCCGTCGAAGGGGAGTGCTACGAGCAGCTGCTGCACACGGAGGATCGCCTTGAGGGCCTAGCCGCATTCGCCGAGAGGAGGAAACCTGTATACTCAGGAAAGTAGTTTATCTGTGTATACAGTATACTGCCATTTGGTGTCGTGGTGATCATCTTCGCTTGCCCGTTCCCGGTGACTTTAGTCGAGAGTAAATAAAGAAGTTTGTGTCGATGAATTCTCCTGCACTTGCCTAGGTAGGTTCGAGACAAGAAGCCCAACTCTTGTAATTCTCGTGGCTTGTTGGGCTCAGCGGACCAACCTTCCTGGGCTGGCCTGTAGGCCCACCCGAGGCTTCCTGGGCCTCACCCTTGCCGGCAGGGCGCTGCCAgccgaatttttttcatttttaaattttttcttttaatatttacagaaataatccatcggcgcaaaaaattacaaaaatagaccctgccgccctctACTaaggcggcaagctgacgtggcaaatgGGGGAGGGACGGGTGGTGACGGCAGACGGGAGAGACGGGAGagggaggttt of the Oryza sativa Japonica Group chromosome 2, ASM3414082v1 genome contains:
- the LOC4330183 gene encoding probable enoyl-CoA hydratase 2, mitochondrial isoform X2, with translation MRLLRGVVEKVEADDTVKVVLVTSSVPGVFCAGADLKERKLMSSSGVREYANSLRSTFSSFEALSIPTIAVIEGAALGGGLELALSCDLRICGENATLGLPETGLAIIPGAGGTQRLPRIVGRSRAKEMIFTGRRCNATEAVMMGLANYCVPAGEAHEKALELAREIAQKGPLGIRMAKKAIDQGMQAADMPSALAVEGECYEQLLHTEDRLEGLAAFAERRKPVYSGK
- the LOC4330183 gene encoding probable enoyl-CoA hydratase 2, mitochondrial isoform X1 yields the protein MRRLLAASGRCAPATRTHHGLFARAIQILAPPDPVSLHKLSAPDCEIVELRLERPEVKNAINWEAMRLLRGVVEKVEADDTVKVVLVTSSVPGVFCAGADLKERKLMSSSGVREYANSLRSTFSSFEALSIPTIAVIEGAALGGGLELALSCDLRICGENATLGLPETGLAIIPGAGGTQRLPRIVGRSRAKEMIFTGRRCNATEAVMMGLANYCVPAGEAHEKALELAREIAQKGPLGIRMAKKAIDQGMQAADMPSALAVEGECYEQLLHTEDRLEGLAAFAERRKPVYSGK